gaacccaaataaggcataactaaggaatattctaaaaaccaatcaaggcgtaactaaacccaaccaaggcataacaaataagttatgccttgctatggttttggttctGCCGTtctatggttttgttatgcttgtaatgggttttggttatactcataatggttttgttatgccaaaagttacggtgtccccaaaattaccggggacaccgaagtcattccctctACAACAACTATATATCCATTTTAAATTAGTTCTGTGGCAGAGCGGAGCATAGCAACAACTAAGAGGCTTACACCTTTCAAGCTTACAAGTTCGACTCCTATTACGAATGCTAGCAAAAAAGATTTCAGAGATCCGCTAGATATTTGTCAGGTTGTTAACTTTAAGCTGCTATGATTAGTACTCGATATGTACATAAATTGTCTAGGACTTTTAGTGATTAAAAATTGTTGTTACACACACACGCGCACACACGTCTATATCCATTTTTATGAATGTGATTACAAATTGTTTGTGAAAATGTACTGATGTTGGTAGAGAAAATTTTGGATGCCACGTGGTACCTCGGCTGTATAATCTTTACAtttatctataatattttttggtcaagcaaaaaatacatttatctATAATATTTGTTTCTTGATGTTACAACAATAGAATCTACCTACCATAAAAAACAACAACTATAAATCCCTTTTGTAATTAGGCCAAGTCGGAGCATCCCAAGTTCAACTCGTATTGGtagtgaaaaaaattcatagaaCAACTCGATATTTACCCGCTTTTTAACTTTTGCAGGGTGTCATGATAAGTTGAGACTCGACGACCCATTTACGGAGTTTTCAattaaaacaagaacaaaacttGCAAGCTATTTGCATGTGATAATTGCAAATCGAATgtgaaaatatttataaaaaattatatatgcGTATTGGTAGGTGAAGTTCCACCTTTCTATCAGAGGTCAACCTCGAGAATTTTAGTTTGAAAAATCTATGGAGCCATAGGGGGTGGCAACGTGTAGAGCTGCTTTCTTTGAGTTGACTCGGAATGCAGGGAGGTCCTTTTCGGGAAACGCGGTGCCgatttttcaaattcttccAGTGTGCACGCATAGGCTTCTAATGTgtttgagaagtttttgggtgctggGCGGACGGTACCACACACTTGGTATTCCGTCGGTGATTTCatccgtccaaacgtgttttggacggtccggactttagggagagaaagaaaatgagagagagtggtCAGGTGAGGGGAGATAGAGAGAATAAATCTAGGCCGTCCAAAACGCGTTTGGAAGGTTGGGATCTCTGACGTCGGGTACCACCACATGGTACGCGCTCGGCACCCAGAAATTTCTCAATGTGTTTACATTACATATATGTACCtatattagagcatccacaatggtaaataatcaaaaccaataaccaaaatgtgctacgtcagcatttgattattcatttagtccataatcaaacttaacaacatctacccccacattgattatttttgcatcccaaacaaaaaaaaaatccacaatacacaatgcacatttgtctaATCgtaaacgagtttcaatcacatatgcacccgaccacaccaaattatttgtctcaaTAAGACAATTCCAATGTggagtgtttttgagttattaaagttttgaatttggttattgagttttggttattagtaaaagttgttaagtttggttatggaatgagtgaaatttggttatttactaaaaaacttgtaattttgcttattacaatgtggggtattttttgaatattgttgttaaatttgtttatcccCGTTCATTTGTTAGATCGATACTGAAAATACTTAACTCTAAGGACAGTACAAAAGAGCGAAAGGAAAGAATATGAGAATGATTTACGCAAAAGTATATAACTTTTTACAGATGCACGTACGTAGCAACAAATGAATCCAGTAACGCGAAATAATTGGtcacaaatttaaaattttagttgAGTTTTGCCAAAACTCAACAAATAAATGGTCACGAAAATGCATATACGGGTGGATAGGAAACTAATGTAATAGAAACTTCGATCGGCTTTCTATTTCGTATTGCTCttgctgcaaaaaaaaaaaaaaaaaaaagaagaagaagaaaaattggCAAAATAAGATGGGTGGTGTTAACACCAAAACTATTGTGCATAAAAAACTTATACCATGTGCAaagtacaagacttttatgcacaataattttggcattattatttccgaataaaaaagttttttagTAGTTCTATTTCTTTTGCTAGTAATTTTTGTTCGTTTGCAAATACTTTTTCTCGAACTTATAATGAAGTCTTCATTTCTTCAGTTATAAAAATGCCATATAGTACTCAGACAAAAAATTGTACTTCGGGAAAGTATCTGACCTAAAGTAGTAAAGTGTAAATGTGAATTCAACTTTCATGTGGTATGAGCGGTACCcctgaataatttttcccaatTTTGATAAGGTAAGCATCTTGTTCACTATTTTTGTATTGTAACCACTTTGCGGTTACATACCTAACATGGAAGACAATATGCATGCATTGAGCCCCAAGGGTTAATTCGGTCGATAAGTGAACTTGTTCCCCACACAATTGATATGATCGAAGTTCAATTCTTGGAGTCAGGCCGCAAGCAAGTAAATTAGTTCTTGTGATTTCTCTAGTCCGGAGTGGAGGGCCTGCCTTTGACCAGACCAGTAAGGAGATTAGTAAATGTGCCTGTAAACTGATCCAAATACCGAccgttggaaaaaaaaatgcatgcatTTGAGATCGATGCTCCGAGTAAGTTGGAGCAAACTTGTGACATTGTTAGGGCAGGGCTTTGAAACGGTCGCTAACACGCCATCACTCCTATATTTTAGACGGAAAATCAAAGAACTATGATAATGATGGTATCTTAAATGCTTTTACCACCACGAAATTGGTTTCTTAGatggaaaaaaaactcaatagaGTTTTGTCAGTCGATTCTTCGGATTTAAGTTCTTTCATAGCCTTTTGGTGAGGCTAAACATACTATTTATCGCTCATCGCACGTGCCGAGACCTCAGCTTCGGCCTTAACGTATATAGGTGCGGTAGAGTAGTCTGCAGATGGTTATTATTTGGTGCCACGAGCATTGCTCATTCACTCTCTTCAATaataaatgggaaaatgacggccaatgacatgtttttgataattaatacccgttaaggacattttcagcattaacaattgttcttagcatgtcattggaggatattaattatcaaaacacgtcctgggccgtcattttcccataataAATCTTGAGGGCCTCCTGGTTTAAGCCCTTCTAATAGTCATGAATGATCTTGGATGATTGCAAGGCCGGCCCAACTTTGTAGTCCATAACAAAAGGCCCAAATAAAACTCAAGGCCCAACACAAAAAGAGCGCGCTTCAGGTAAATCAGGAgggaaatcaaaattgaaataaattgGCCAAACCCTAATCATCATTCTTTCATAGATCTTCTTCACCCTCTATATTCTTCATTCTTTCATTGATTGTACCAATTGTTATCTTCTCTCTCATCATATTCATAATTCTTCTATCATAGATCTTCTTCACCCTCTATATTCTTCATTCTTTCATTGATTGTACCAATTGTTATCTTCTCTCTCATCATATTCATAATTCTTCTTTCATAGATCTTCTTCACCCTCTATATTCTTCATTCTTTCATTGATTGTACCAATTGTTATCTTCTATCTCATCATATTCATAATTCCCGGGCAAATATACGTATATCTGCATAATTGTGCATTGATTTTGATTCTTATTACTATGTACTAATATGAAAAACTCTGATTTGATTCGTAGCAAGCGACATCGATTTGATCATTTTTCCAATTCCGATAGACCTGTATTGCCTCGTAAGAAGCATAAACACGTGCTTCTCAATACTGCATCTGTACATATAAAACCGCTTGGATTGCCTCTGGTTTCAACCTGCTCCAATTCTTCATCGGAATCGATCTGCCTCGGGCCATACAAACCCTACACCATCGGCCGGTCGCGCAAGCACTGCGATTCGGTATTCGAAGACCGTAGAGTGAGTAAGAAGCACTGCCAGATTTTATTTGATGCTCTGAATAGAAAGATACGTATATGTGATAgtgtgttttggtttggttcatgTGGTGGGGGTTCtactagggttagggtttctgtGAATGGGGTGTTTGTTAACGGGGTTAGAATAGGCCGGGGGGAAGTTGCCGAGTTGGGTGCAGGCGATGAGGTTTCGCTTGTTTGTGGAAAGGATAGGGGTTGTGGATTTGGGGTTCGAATTGGGTTTGTTGTGCAAAGAATTGTTTTCGTGGAGGAGGTTTTCGACCGGAGTTTGTCTTGTTTGTACCCTAGACAGTGTGGTGGAGTAACTGGGAGAGTCAACTTGCTTTTAACTCAGTGCAGACAGATAATGCATAGCAATGACCCCATATGGTGCATTCAGAAAAGCAATAGTATTTTGGCTAGACTGGATGGTGTTTTGGCATTTTTGATGCCAAGCAAAGATATTGAGTGTCAAGTGGGAGGTGTGCCGGAGCTGAGAGGTGGTGCTCTAGCTGAACAACCAGCTGGTGAGGGCTTGCGTGATGACCGGAGAGTGGAAATTGTAAATGGAAATAAGGTCCAGGTGAATTCAATTACTTGTCACAGAGAGACAATCGTGGTTTCTGAGGTGAACCCTTCCTCTGAGAGTTACAATGGCAATGGTAACCATTTACAACAAGCGGAAGATGTCGAGGCTTTTATAGGAAATGGTGTTACCAACAGTAAACCTAAGATGTCAGTTTTGGATCCAGTGGTGAAAGAGAATACTCAGTTTCATGGGGGTTCGCAGGGTGAGAACCGAAGGGCTTCAATTTCACCACCTGGGAATAGGTTTTATCTGAATCGCCTTCAGTCTATTGGTCATGATTCTTTGGGCGATCATGCTGTTGTTTCCTTGCCAGAGCTTCTTTATCCCGTTGAAAGCCTTCTACGGATATTTGTTGCAACTTTTACAGTCGATATCTTGTGGTAAATTTACTGTCTTCGATTGctgtttccatttctttcttcgTTTAATTCCCTAGTTCAAAGAACAAACTTAAATATTTCTGATTAGATTTCCGTCGCGCCAATTGACTGTAGAATGTTATGCCAAAAGATCAGAAAATTGCTTTGTTTTTCATGATGGTATGCACAGATTTGAGCTAATTGATGTTTATGGCCACAAACATATACACAGACAAATAAACAACACATATTTGTCTTTCAAATCTTAAGGGTTTTGACATGGTAGGTTTTTATCATGTTGTGAGATTCCAGTCCACCTGCCAGTGACAATTGCATGCCACAACCGTGAGAGGTGTTGGAGTTCAAGCCCCGATCAAAGAACCTCTGTGCCTTTGTCAGATTTTCCAAACTTAGCCGTCGTGTAAGTTACTTTGCATGTTCTGCTATATGCTACTTATCAAAAGGAGCAAAAGGTTTTCACTTTTGTGAAAACAAACATGCTGAAGTTGTTGAAGCATGTGAACTTCTGAGAGTTCCGTAATATAGCCTAACTATGATATGTAGGTATCCTCAATTTCCTGAGGTTGTAGCCTTTGGTAAAGACCGCAGGAAATCGGGCATCGCTTGCCATCATCCAAAATTGCTTGTGTTACAAAGAGAGGATAGCATCCGTGTTGTCATTACTTCTGCAAATTTGGGGGCAAAACAGGTAATATTTACTGTTCTTCGCATTTGTTATGTTTTAATTAGCGAAATCGTGGTGAAGGACCTGTTCTATCTCTATCAATTATCTTTTCTATTATGTTCCCGCAGTTTGGATGGTTGAGTGGAAATCAGATTGCTTGGGTCTTACATGAAATAATTTTGGATCATAGGGCATGTGTTGAGTTTTGTGCCCTTAGTCCTGTGAAAGGCCTTTCTCACATAAATAGCATTATCCTGCTGATTgtatattttgttattttatagATTAGATTGTTCTGCAGCCACGCACCCACATTTATAGTGACCGTCCTCCATGAAGCATCTCTCATATTGTATTGTGGATTCTGCAGTGGAACAGTGTAACAAATACAGTTTGGTGGCAAGATTTCCCTCGTTCTAGCAGACATGATAATTTATCTCTTTTTACGCAATTCCCTGACGGGGACATAAATCAAGGCTCAAATTCTGATTTTGCTGCTCAGCTGGCTGGATTTATGGCATCTCTCCTTGCTGATGTACCAACTCAGGCCCACTGGATCCTAGAATTGACTAAATATGACTTTAAGGGGGCAGTTGGCCATCTGGTTGCTTCAGTACCAGGAATTCATTCTCTCAGAGCACCTTCTATCTTGAAATCCATGTACTTCTTACCTGTGAGTACTGCATTCATTATTTTTGTGGTGTGTGATTCTAGCTTGAAGTGGAGAGCTCCTAGGAGGTCATTATTAaatcttattttgttttatagATAATGGATGTTTCACTATCCCCTTAATCAAAGTTAGATGTCATTGTGTTGAAGTATGACGTCAAGCATGACTAACTCAGCGTTTTAATGGTGGCATGTTCTGGTCCATGAGGATTCTGATTTCGAAACTTTGAAAGCCAGCTAAAGTTTTGAGCCTTTGGCCCTTTACCCTTGAGAGAAAATACGGAGTCATATGTACCCTTTATTAGCTAGAATGTTTGGCAGGATTTCATCTGGTCCATCTGGTCAAGGCTTTAATCCAGCTACTTGATCCAGATTTTTGTTGCAGATATGTCCATAGGGCTTCGTAATGTTGTCGTTCTTTATCTTGGTTATTCGTTAGGTTGGCGATTTCCAGCCTCTGGTTCATTCCCTGTTTCAGCCATGGGGACCCTGCATGTACTTTCTCCTTTCTAATTTCCACACACACTTCTACAAAACAATAATTGGGAAGAGTCAATTATTTTGGTGCTTTTTTTGCTAGAATTTGTTGCTTGATGAGGTAACGTATTGATCTGCATCTGTTACTTCCCTGGCAGGGTAACACATGTGCATCACGGTCAGAAGGTGCGAAGGTGCTAGGGTCTGTTGAAACTTCTGTAGTTGGTTTGAGCCATCTTTTTCGCACTTCAGCTGATTCAAATGGGGCACAGATAAAGAAACTCGCTTCTTTCATAGCGAAATGTCATGAGAATGCAAATGGGATGTTGGAGATTTTATTAAGAAGAAACAGAAATATACCAGCTGATGCAAATGCTGTGAGCATTCTTGTTCCTAATCCAGAAGACTTCTCTCAGGGAGGTACATGTCTCTGCCTAACATGTGCTTGCCCAAATCTTAAATGTGCTATTTCGTTTGAATTTGTTTATATTTTCGAGTATTGGTGATCACATTTGTGTTCAGAAAACTGAAGAAAGTTTTAAATCATATTGAGGGAAACTCACTGTGCATCTATTTGGAGGGCAAATCATGCCATGTACAATGTAGCTTTAGCACTACTTGCAGTGATGATTGAGTCCTAaagatttattttatttgatagatgaCGTATAAATGTGCTATGTAACAAATTAGATTATTCAGCCTAAATATGGATTGTTTGTCACTTTGTCCTGCCAAAGAACAAGAAGTTGTGCCCCAACTGAAAGCATGCATGGGTGCAGGAAGCATTCAACTTGACAATTGTTCTGCACAATTAGTTTGTGGTTGTATTGATAGTTATACGTACACGAGTGGATGGTAGTATCTGCATTATTTGTTGGGCTAGCAGTTGAGTAATTGAGTACTATAATGGCACATTTGTTTAGATTGTGAAGGGGACTAGTACAAGTTGGAGAAATAAGGACTTGAATCATTATGAAATCATGACAACTATTTGATAATGTTTGCACTATTGTTAATTCATATTCATGGCAAATCAGAACTGAGCAGAAGCTGTgaaagttttaattttttgctataCCTCTGCATCCGAAGAAGGATTGTGGCAAATATGGCAGTCAAATATATGCTTGtcaccaaaatcattttttatttgatttcaaTTGAAGTCTCGAGGAAGatggccctttttttttccagtttgatGATAGCTTGAGAAGTGCAGAATTTGATTGTATTAGGCTTTTTATTTTGAAGTGGATTTTTAGTTATGTTTGTC
This DNA window, taken from Rhododendron vialii isolate Sample 1 chromosome 8a, ASM3025357v1, encodes the following:
- the LOC131335283 gene encoding uncharacterized protein LOC131335283 isoform X1, giving the protein MKNSDLIRSKRHRFDHFSNSDRPVLPRKKHKHVLLNTASVHIKPLGLPLVSTCSNSSSESICLGPYKPYTIGRSRKHCDSVFEDRRVSKKHCQILFDALNRKIRICDSVFWFGSCGGGSTRVRVSVNGVFVNGVRIGRGEVAELGAGDEVSLVCGKDRGCGFGVRIGFVVQRIVFVEEVFDRSLSCLYPRQCGGVTGRVNLLLTQCRQIMHSNDPIWCIQKSNSILARLDGVLAFLMPSKDIECQVGGVPELRGGALAEQPAGEGLRDDRRVEIVNGNKVQVNSITCHRETIVVSEVNPSSESYNGNGNHLQQAEDVEAFIGNGVTNSKPKMSVLDPVVKENTQFHGGSQGENRRASISPPGNRFYLNRLQSIGHDSLGDHAVVSLPELLYPVESLLRIFVATFTVDILWFLSCCEIPVHLPVTIACHNRERCWSSSPDQRTSVPLSDFPNLAVVYPQFPEVVAFGKDRRKSGIACHHPKLLVLQREDSIRVVITSANLGAKQWNSVTNTVWWQDFPRSSRHDNLSLFTQFPDGDINQGSNSDFAAQLAGFMASLLADVPTQAHWILELTKYDFKGAVGHLVASVPGIHSLRAPSILKSMYFLPGNTCASRSEGAKVLGSVETSVVGLSHLFRTSADSNGAQIKKLASFIAKCHENANGMLEILLRRNRNIPADANAVSILVPNPEDFSQGDCLQLGFLPRNVAKWVAPLSDIGLFRFSGCVYPKEVLATALDGSTSKVQMILYVSQGPAFSDMSEIVQSEQVSAICSLVASIQRSSGIWRLQEVLSHYKWPEHLETDFLFCASSIGSVNPQFLAAFSAAAGKTAAQFPESEESDPDWGCWSASQELKNPSIRIIFPTIERVKNASCGILASKYLLCFSQKTWQRLRNIDILRDAIPYPSDRVNHPMHVKVARRCFQSKKDSSSFGWVYSGSHNLSAAAWGRPIYKSIEINAVGAVKSNSVLGSRLHICNYELGIIFIVPPPDSTASSKHKTANLDDIVLPFVVPAPKYKSSDTPATAQAMREALVDRGRQMFMESAAAGEVMDEEVPDDEDDDIVVASDFFTEEKEDEKAYAEKLWSQS
- the LOC131335283 gene encoding uncharacterized protein LOC131335283 isoform X2, which encodes MKNSDLIRSKRHRFDHFSNSDRPVLPRKKHKHVLLNTASVHIKPLGLPLVSTCSNSSSESICLGPYKPYTIGRSRKHCDSVFEDRRVSKKHCQILFDALNRKIRICDSVFWFGSCGGGSTRVRVSVNGVFVNGVRIGRGEVAELGAGDEVSLVCGKDRGCGFGVRIGFVVQRIVFVEEVFDRSLSCLYPRQCGGVTGRVNLLLTQCRQIMHSNDPIWCIQKSNSILARLDGVLAFLMPSKDIECQVGGVPELRGGALAEQPAGEGLRDDRRVEIVNGNKVQVNSITCHRETIVVSEVNPSSESYNGNGNHLQQAEDVEAFIGNGVTNSKPKMSVLDPVVKENTQFHGGSQGENRRASISPPGNRFYLNRLQSIGHDSLGDHAVVSLPELLYPVESLLRIFVATFTVDILWFLSCCEIPVHLPVTIACHNRERCWSSSPDQRTSVPLSDFPNLAVVYPQFPEVVAFGKDRRKSGIACHHPKLLVLQREDSIRVVITSANLGAKQWNSVTNTVWWQDFPRSSRHDNLSLFTQFPDGDINQGSNSDFAAQLAGFMASLLADVPTQAHWILELTKYDFKGAVGHLVASVPGIHSLRAPSILKSMYFLPGNTCASRSEGAKVLGSVETSVVGLSHLFRTSADSNGAQIKKLASFIAKCHENANGMLEILLRRNRNIPADANAVSILVPNPEDFSQGDCLQLGFLPRNVAKWVAPLSDIGLFRFSGCVYPKEVLATALDGSTSKVQMILYVSQGPAFSDMSEIVQSEQVSAICSLVASIQRSSGIWRLQEVLSHYKWPEHLETDFLFSAAGKTAAQFPESEESDPDWGCWSASQELKNPSIRIIFPTIERVKNASCGILASKYLLCFSQKTWQRLRNIDILRDAIPYPSDRVNHPMHVKVARRCFQSKKDSSSFGWVYSGSHNLSAAAWGRPIYKSIEINAVGAVKSNSVLGSRLHICNYELGIIFIVPPPDSTASSKHKTANLDDIVLPFVVPAPKYKSSDTPATAQAMREALVDRGRQMFMESAAAGEVMDEEVPDDEDDDIVVASDFFTEEKEDEKAYAEKLWSQS
- the LOC131335283 gene encoding uncharacterized protein LOC131335283 isoform X3, which gives rise to MKNSDLIRSKRHRFDHFSNSDRPVLPRKKHKHVLLNTASVHIKPLGLPLVSTCSNSSSESICLGPYKPYTIGRSRKHCDSVFEDRRVSKKHCQILFDALNRKIRICDSVFWFGSCGGGSTRVRVSVNGVFVNGVRIGRGEVAELGAGDEVSLVCGKDRGCGFGVRIGFVVQRIVFVEEVFDRSLSCLYPRQCGGVTGRVNLLLTQCRQIMHSNDPIWCIQKSNSILARLDGVLAFLMPSKDIECQVGGVPELRGGALAEQPAGEGLRDDRRVEIVNGNKVQVNSITCHRETIVVSEVNPSSESYNGNGNHLQQAEDVEAFIGNGVTNSKPKMSVLDPVVKENTQFHGGSQGENRRASISPPGNRFYLNRLQSIGHDSLGDHAVVSLPELLYPVESLLRIFVATFTVDILWFLSCCEIPVHLPVTIACHNRERCWSSSPDQRTSVPLSDFPNLAVVYPQFPEVVAFGKDRRKSGIACHHPKLLVLQREDSIRVVITSANLGAKQWNSVTNTVWWQDFPRSSRHDNLSLFTQFPDGDINQGSNSDFAAQLAGFMASLLADVPTQAHWILELTKYDFKGAVGHLVASVPGIHSLRAPSILKSMYFLPGNTCASRSEGAKVLGSVETSVVGLSHLFRTSADSNGAQIKKLASFIAKCHENANGMLEILLRRNRNIPADANAVSILVPNPEDFSQGDCLQLGFLPRNVAKWVAPLSDIGLFRFSGCVYPKEVLATALDGSTSKVQMILYVSQGPAFSDMSEIVQSEQVSAICSLVASIQRSSGIWRLQEMA